ATGCAGGAATTCTGCTTCTCCACGCCGCGCATCATCATGCAGAGGTGCCGCGCCTCGATCACGACGCCGACGCCCTCGGGGTGCAGCGCGTCCATCATCGTCCGCGCGATCTGGTTGGTCAGCCGCTCCTGGAGCTGAAGGCGGCGCGCGAAGACATCCGCCACGCGCGCCAGCTTGCTGACCCCGAACACCTTGCCCTTGGGGATGTAGCCGATGTGGCATCGGCCGAAGAACGGCAGCAGGTGGTGCTCGCAGAGGCTGTAGATCTCGATGTCCTTGACGATCACCATGTGGTTCGCCTCGACCTCGAAGACGGCGGACCGGATCACCGAGTCCACGTCCTGCCGGTAGCCCCGCGTCAGGAACTCCCACGCCTCGGCCGTCCGCGCCGGGGTGCGCCGCAAGCCTTCCCGTTCCGGATCCTCGCCCAGTTCGACCAGCAATTTGTGCGTCAGGTCTTCGATGGCTGCCTTATTCATGCGACTCTCCCGGGGTTGTCGCCACGCTCGGAACCTAGCATATCGGCGGCCGGTTGCCCCGCAAAATTCCTGTCGAAGCCGGGGGGCGGGGGAGCTAGAATGCGCCCGAGATTGGAACATGAACGGGCCCGTCATCACGCTGCTGACCGATTTCGGAACACGGGACGGCTACGTCGCCGCCATGAAGGGCGTGCTGCTGGGCCGCGCGCCGGGGGCGACCGTCGTGGACGCGGCCCACGACATCCCCCCGCACGACGTCGCCGCCGCGGCCTGGACGCTGGGCCAGTACTGGCGTTGTTTTCCGCCCGGGACCATCCACGTGGCGGTCGTGGACCCGGGCGTGGGCACGGAGCGGGCCGTGCTCCTGGTGGAGGCCGACAGCCATCTCTTCCTCGCGCCGGACAACGGGCTGCTGACCTGGGTGCTCCGGCAGGCGCGCCGCGTGGCCCTCCGGCGGCTCAAGGAGGAGGTCCACGGCGAGACCGTCTCGGCCACGTTTCACGGACGGGATATTTTTGCGCACGCGGCCGGCCTGCTGGCCTCGGGCCGCGCCTCCGTGGAGGATCTGGGCGAGGATATCCGCGAGATGGTCATGCCGGCCTGGGCTTCCGTGGAGCGGGTCGGGGAGGGCCTGCGCGGCCTGATCGTGCACGTGGACCGCTTCGGCAACCTCATCACGAACATCCAGCGCCACCAGGCCCTGGAAAGCGTGGGCGCGGCCTTCGTCGCGTCCGCCGGCGCCTTCTCCGGGATCCCCGCGAGGCGGACCTACGGCGAGGCCCGGCCGGGCGAGTTGATCGCCCTCTTCGGTTCCTCCGATACGATCGAACTTGCCGTCAACGGAGGTTCCGCGGCCGAGCGGA
The DNA window shown above is from Kiritimatiellia bacterium and carries:
- the folE gene encoding GTP cyclohydrolase I FolE produces the protein MNKAAIEDLTHKLLVELGEDPEREGLRRTPARTAEAWEFLTRGYRQDVDSVIRSAVFEVEANHMVIVKDIEIYSLCEHHLLPFFGRCHIGYIPKGKVFGVSKLARVADVFARRLQLQERLTNQIARTMMDALHPEGVGVVIEARHLCMMMRGVEKQNSCMVTSAMLGSFHDSIATRNEFLQLVGHEARGV
- a CDS encoding SAM-dependent chlorinase/fluorinase; the encoded protein is MNGPVITLLTDFGTRDGYVAAMKGVLLGRAPGATVVDAAHDIPPHDVAAAAWTLGQYWRCFPPGTIHVAVVDPGVGTERAVLLVEADSHLFLAPDNGLLTWVLRQARRVALRRLKEEVHGETVSATFHGRDIFAHAAGLLASGRASVEDLGEDIREMVMPAWASVERVGEGLRGLIVHVDRFGNLITNIQRHQALESVGAAFVASAGAFSGIPARRTYGEARPGELIALFGSSDTIELAVNGGSAAERTGLARGQSVDLLPSLKIEG